One stretch of Saccharopolyspora erythraea DNA includes these proteins:
- a CDS encoding RND family transporter, protein MNATRSDERDGGPLARLSRFVVRRRGAVVCAWVALAALLNVLVPQLEAVIGQSRVPFVPDGAPSVRALPEMDRRFGGEGANSLVFVVMADEGGLSEEDHRYYAELVGRMERDDSRIASVQDAVSQPELADALVSRDGKAIYIPVGLRGENGSPETTAQIKHIRETAQQGRPDSLAVHVTGPMATIADMQDEIEKSMLVITAVTIGLITAILLVIYRSVVTALVALALIGLSLGTARAVTALCGLQFFDVSTFTASLLTAVVLGAGTDYGVFLLSRFHERIRAGDDPEQAVITANRRVAAVIAASAGTVIAACSGMALAEVSIFRTTGPAIAVSLAVTLAAGLTLTPALLAIAATRGWAKPRRSPENGRWTAIAERVVARPARVLAAGLVVLLLLAAFYPAARLSYDERAVQPAATDSNLGYGALGKHFPAGEILPEYVLVDSDHDMRNPQDLAALETAAANVAKVDGVRAVRGVTRPTGEPIAEANVGNQVGVVGDRLGAAEEQLGGGQQGIGGLADGAGQLADGTGRLAGGAAELAAGSGRLAQGARSAVDGADQLLNGLNTAHGGLGTAGDGADDAGSAATTLAEGARQLATGLDLARDQTSLAVDGLGLAYNALAADAVCTLDPICAQARKGIHDIYVSERDQLLPGLEQAAAAAHKIADGNGDLASGMDDLRGGIATARDGIARLAEGQRTMRDQLGALADGAGQAANGAQQLSDNAGLAADGAGQLRDGTANATVSVKELERGLAQAADFLRTVRAESHHPGVGGFYLPPNALSDPRMAMASGMFLSDDGRTARLVVLHSGDPLDRAAMDRAGEIVRTAEHALRGTSLDGSGVHNTGSASVNRDLARMSDADFSVFALVALLSVLVILMLLLRSIVAPIYLLLSVILSYAAAMGIAVLFWQFLLGGELDWSVQPIAFVILVAVGADYNMLLMSRIREESDDGSREGIARAVATTGGVITSAGVIFAASMFALMSGTVDILAQLGFTIGVGLLLDTFVVRTLVIPATAVLLRKWNWWPSRTAGERG, encoded by the coding sequence CGTCATGGCCGACGAAGGCGGTCTGTCCGAAGAGGACCACCGCTACTACGCCGAGCTCGTGGGCCGGATGGAACGCGACGACTCGCGGATCGCCTCGGTCCAGGACGCCGTCTCGCAGCCCGAGCTGGCCGACGCGCTGGTCAGCCGCGACGGCAAGGCGATCTACATCCCGGTCGGCCTGCGCGGGGAGAACGGGTCTCCGGAAACCACCGCGCAGATCAAGCACATCCGCGAGACGGCGCAGCAGGGCAGGCCGGACTCGCTGGCCGTGCACGTGACCGGGCCGATGGCCACGATCGCCGACATGCAGGACGAGATCGAGAAGAGCATGCTCGTCATCACGGCGGTGACGATCGGGCTCATCACGGCGATCCTGCTGGTGATCTACCGGTCGGTGGTGACCGCGCTCGTCGCGCTGGCGCTCATCGGGCTGTCGCTGGGCACCGCCCGTGCGGTGACGGCGCTGTGCGGCCTTCAGTTCTTCGACGTCTCGACCTTCACCGCGTCGCTGCTCACGGCCGTGGTGCTGGGCGCGGGCACCGACTACGGCGTGTTCCTGCTCAGCCGGTTCCACGAGCGGATACGAGCCGGTGACGACCCCGAGCAGGCGGTGATCACGGCGAACCGGAGGGTGGCGGCGGTGATCGCGGCTTCCGCGGGCACCGTGATCGCGGCGTGCAGCGGCATGGCGCTGGCCGAGGTCAGCATCTTCCGCACCACCGGGCCGGCCATCGCGGTGAGCCTCGCGGTCACCCTGGCGGCGGGCCTGACGCTGACGCCCGCGCTCCTGGCCATCGCGGCCACCCGCGGCTGGGCGAAGCCGCGGCGGTCGCCGGAGAACGGCCGGTGGACGGCCATCGCGGAGCGCGTCGTGGCCAGGCCGGCCCGGGTGCTGGCGGCGGGGCTGGTGGTGTTGCTCCTGCTGGCCGCGTTCTACCCGGCAGCGCGGCTGAGCTACGACGAGCGAGCCGTGCAACCGGCCGCGACCGACAGCAACCTCGGCTACGGCGCGCTGGGCAAGCACTTCCCGGCAGGCGAGATCCTCCCGGAGTACGTACTGGTCGACTCCGACCACGACATGCGCAACCCGCAGGACCTCGCGGCGCTGGAGACCGCGGCCGCGAACGTGGCCAAAGTGGACGGTGTGCGGGCCGTGCGCGGTGTGACCAGGCCGACCGGCGAGCCTATCGCGGAAGCCAACGTGGGCAACCAGGTCGGCGTGGTCGGGGACCGGCTCGGCGCGGCGGAGGAGCAGCTCGGCGGCGGTCAGCAGGGCATCGGAGGGCTGGCCGACGGTGCGGGGCAGCTCGCCGACGGCACGGGCAGGCTCGCCGGGGGAGCCGCGGAGCTCGCCGCGGGCAGCGGGCGCCTGGCCCAGGGCGCGCGCAGCGCGGTGGACGGCGCCGACCAGCTGCTCAACGGGCTGAACACGGCCCACGGTGGTCTGGGCACCGCAGGTGACGGCGCCGACGACGCCGGGTCGGCCGCGACCACGCTCGCCGAGGGCGCGCGGCAGCTCGCCACCGGCCTCGACCTGGCGCGCGACCAGACGTCGCTGGCCGTCGACGGCCTCGGGCTGGCCTACAACGCGCTGGCGGCCGACGCCGTGTGCACGCTCGACCCGATCTGCGCCCAGGCGCGCAAGGGGATCCACGACATCTACGTCAGCGAGCGCGACCAGCTCCTGCCGGGGCTGGAGCAGGCGGCCGCCGCCGCGCACAAGATCGCCGACGGCAACGGCGACCTGGCCTCGGGCATGGACGACCTGCGCGGTGGGATCGCGACCGCGCGCGACGGCATCGCCCGGCTCGCCGAGGGCCAGCGCACGATGCGGGACCAGCTGGGTGCCCTGGCCGACGGTGCCGGCCAGGCGGCGAACGGCGCGCAGCAGCTCTCCGACAACGCGGGCCTGGCCGCCGACGGCGCGGGTCAGCTGCGCGACGGCACCGCGAACGCGACCGTCTCGGTCAAGGAGCTGGAACGCGGGCTGGCCCAGGCCGCGGACTTCCTGCGCACCGTGCGCGCCGAGTCGCACCACCCCGGCGTCGGCGGGTTCTACCTGCCGCCCAACGCTCTCAGCGATCCCCGGATGGCCATGGCCAGCGGCATGTTCCTGTCCGACGACGGCAGGACGGCCCGGCTGGTGGTGCTGCACAGCGGCGATCCGCTGGACCGGGCCGCGATGGACCGGGCAGGCGAGATCGTGCGCACCGCCGAACACGCGCTTCGCGGGACATCGCTGGACGGCAGCGGGGTGCACAACACCGGCTCGGCGTCGGTGAACCGCGACCTCGCGCGGATGTCCGACGCGGACTTCTCGGTCTTCGCGCTGGTGGCGCTGCTGTCGGTGCTGGTCATCCTGATGCTGTTGCTGCGCAGCATCGTGGCGCCGATCTACCTGCTCCTCTCGGTGATCCTCTCCTACGCCGCCGCGATGGGGATCGCCGTGCTGTTCTGGCAGTTCCTGCTCGGCGGCGAGCTGGACTGGAGCGTCCAGCCGATCGCGTTCGTGATCCTGGTCGCCGTCGGCGCCGACTACAACATGCTGCTGATGTCGCGGATCAGGGAGGAGTCCGACGACGGGTCGCGGGAGGGAATCGCGCGTGCGGTGGCCACGACCGGAGGCGTGATCACCTCGGCGGGCGTCATCTTCGCGGCGAGCATGTTCGCGCTGATGTCGGGAACCGTGGACATCCTGGCGCAGCTCGGCTTCACCATCGGCGTCGGCCTGCTGCTGGACACCTTCGTGGTGCGGACGCTGGTCATCCCCGCCACCGCGGTGCTGCTGCGCAAGTGGAACTGGTGGCCTTCCAGGACGGCCGGGGAGCGCGGCTGA